One window of the Mixophyes fleayi isolate aMixFle1 chromosome 6, aMixFle1.hap1, whole genome shotgun sequence genome contains the following:
- the LOC142095461 gene encoding histone H2A type 2-B-like, translating into MTVHRLLRKGNYAQRVGAGASVYLAMVLEYLSAEILELAGNAARDNKKTRIIPRHLQLAVRNDEELNKLLGGVTIAQGGVLPNIQAVLLPMKTESHKPAKSK; encoded by the coding sequence atgactgtacatcgaCTCCTCAGGAAGGGGAACTACGCGCAGCGTGTGGGAGCAGGAGCCTCGGTGTATCTGGCCATGGTACTGGAGTATCTGTCGGCTGAGATTCTGGAGCTGGCCGGGAACGCCGCCCGCGACAACAAGAAGACTCGCATCATCCCCCGTCACCTCCAGCTGGCAGTGCGCAACGACGAGGAGCTGAACAAGCTGCTGGGTGGGGTGACGATCGCCCAGGGAGgcgtcctgcccaacatccaggccgtgCTGCTGCCCATGAAGACCGAGAGCCACAAGCCGGCCAAGAGCAAATGA
- the LOC142159828 gene encoding uncharacterized protein LOC142159828 isoform X3, with translation MIVIKVEDIEEEEMYVRGDQQRKEMAIPTIISNDRKNCRKTLEGHLILSPYREMEDNYIACDSPGENSITLNIPPLFNNGDMFSNPFTHGRCFIDNSDIVTHNNAHRDGEIFACLEEENCFSQNAKPIRHKKIHQSAKPFSCPECGKCFTYKSVLAVHLRIHTGEKPFSCSVCGKCFTKKSILVEHQRIHTGEKPFPCLECGKCFTQKSTLFEHRKIHSVEKEFLWSDLGECFAQRSIIMEHQRVHKSKKSFSCSECGKCFRQKSNLAEHQRVHTGEKPFLCAECGKCFTGKQLLVIHQRIHTGEKPFPCSDCGKCFRKKSILVEHKRIHTGEKPFPCSECGKCFTQKSTLFNHQKIHSVEKPFPCSDCGKCFTHKSILEKHHRVHTGEKPFSCSVCGNSFTQKSSLLDHQKIHTGEKPFLCSDCGKCFTKKCILLTHQKAHAVEKPFPI, from the exons ATGATTGTTATTAAAGTAGAAGATatagaggaagaagagatgtatgtgaggggtgatcagcagcgTAAGGAGATGGCAATCCCTACAATTATTAGCAATG ATAGAAAGAACTGCAGGAAGACATTGGAGGGACATCTCATTTTATCTCCTTATCGTGAAATGGAAGATAACTACATCGCATGCGATTCTCCAGGAGAAAACTCCATTACCCTAAATATACCTCCCTTGTTTAACAATGGAGATATGTTTTCTaaccccttcacacatgggagaTGTTTCATTGATAATTCAGATATTGTTACACATAACAATGCTCATAGAGATGGTGAAATATTTGCATGTTTAGAAGAAGAAAATTGTTTTAGCCAGAACGCAAAACCTATTCGACATAAGAAAATTCACCAAAGTGCTAAGCCATTTTCATgtcctgaatgtgggaaatgttttacatacaaATCAGTTCTTGCTGTACATCTGAGAATTCACACAGGCGAAAAGCCGTTTTCATGTTCtgtatgtgggaaatgttttacaaagaaatcaattcttgttgaacatcagagaattcacacaggtgagaagccatttccatgtcttgaatgtgggaaatgttttacacagaaatcaactcTTTTTGAACATCGAAAAATCCACTCTGTTGAGAAGGAATTTTTGTGGTCTGATTTGGGGGAATGTTTTGCACAAAGATCGATTATTATGGAACATCAAAGAGTTCACAAGTCTAAAAagtcattttcatgttctgaatgtggtaaatgttttagacagaaatcaaatcttgctGAGCATCAGAGAgtccacacaggtgagaagccatttttgtgcgctgaatgtgggaaatgttttacaggcAAGCAACTTCTTGtcatacatcagagaattcacacaggtgagaagccttttccatgttctgattgtgggaaatgtttcagaAAAAAATCAATTCTTGTTGAACataagagaattcacacaggtgagaagccatttccatgctctgagtgtgggaaatgttttacacagaaatcaactcTTTTTAATCATCAAAAAATCCACTCTgttgagaagccatttccatgctctgattgtggtaaatgttttacacataaatcaattCTTGAAAAACATCACagagttcacacaggtgagaagccattttcatgttctgtatGCGGGAAtagttttacacagaaatcaagtTTACTTgatcatcagaaaattcacactggtgagaagccatttttatGTTCTGATTGTGGAAAATGCTTTACAAAGAAATGCATTCTTCTTACTCATCAAAAAGCTCATGCTGTAGAGAAGCCATTTCCAATTTAA